One window of Hymenobacter sp. BRD128 genomic DNA carries:
- a CDS encoding fasciclin domain-containing protein, whose amino-acid sequence MKKIFLPLATALTLSLGLASCGGDKTTETTTTTEKSTANPADSVAAVAGDSARMAKPGGVMVDGVAMTADKDIVDNAMAAKSVSTLVSLVKQAGLVETLKGTGPFTVFAPTNAAFNKLPKAAVAALQDPANAAKLKGVLTYHVIPGRLVAADLKDGQELTTVNGEKLHIMVKDGKVMVGNGKDAPATVQIADVISKNGVTHVIDGVVLPLAK is encoded by the coding sequence ATGAAGAAGATTTTCCTTCCCCTGGCCACGGCGCTCACGCTTTCGCTGGGCCTCGCTAGCTGCGGCGGCGACAAAACCACCGAAACCACCACGACTACCGAAAAAAGCACCGCTAACCCCGCCGACTCGGTAGCCGCCGTGGCCGGCGACTCGGCCCGCATGGCCAAGCCCGGCGGCGTGATGGTAGACGGCGTGGCCATGACGGCCGACAAGGACATAGTGGACAACGCGATGGCCGCCAAGAGCGTGAGCACGCTGGTGTCGCTGGTGAAGCAGGCGGGCCTAGTTGAAACCCTAAAAGGTACCGGTCCATTCACCGTGTTTGCCCCCACCAACGCGGCCTTCAACAAGCTGCCCAAAGCGGCCGTGGCCGCCCTGCAAGACCCCGCCAACGCCGCCAAGCTCAAGGGTGTACTGACTTACCACGTCATCCCCGGCCGCCTGGTGGCTGCCGACCTCAAGGATGGCCAGGAGCTGACCACCGTGAACGGCGAGAAGCTGCACATTATGGTGAAAGACGGCAAGGTGATGGTCGGCAACGGCAAAGACGCCCCCGCCACCGTGCAAATCGCCGACGTGATTTCCAAGAACGGCGTCACGCACGTGATTGATGGCGT